One genomic segment of uncultured Methanobrevibacter sp. includes these proteins:
- a CDS encoding DUF1523 family protein, with translation MTFVPPSWWMLGLTKIGYLLIPLILGVLLALYGLMKDNILIVIIGVIIVIAGFGLASMAWHNNYEVPSVQEKIITVSDYQIKPNIGKNKQGMIVVDSADDLLLVTTDGESFLNEENFWFGKFNTRDLFNQLKCNGTYKIQYYGWREPFYSTFPNILTVEEVIDESNATNNNFNKYSGTNAAVGGWWF, from the coding sequence ATGACTTTTGTTCCTCCGTCATGGTGGATGTTAGGACTAACAAAAATAGGATATCTTTTAATACCATTAATATTGGGAGTATTACTGGCTTTATATGGATTAATGAAAGATAATATACTTATTGTAATTATAGGAGTTATCATAGTTATTGCAGGATTTGGATTAGCAAGTATGGCATGGCACAACAATTACGAAGTACCATCCGTCCAGGAAAAAATAATAACTGTCTCGGATTATCAAATCAAACCAAATATAGGAAAGAATAAGCAAGGAATGATAGTTGTTGATAGTGCAGATGATCTGCTCCTAGTAACAACTGATGGTGAATCGTTCCTGAATGAAGAGAATTTTTGGTTTGGTAAATTCAATACTCGTGACTTATTTAACCAATTAAAATGTAATGGAACATATAAAATCCAATATTATGGTTGGAGAGAACCATTCTACAGCACATTCCCAAATATACTTACTGTGGAAGAAGTAATTGATGAATCTAACGCAACAAATAATAATTTCAACAAATATTCCGGTACCAATGCAGCCGTTGGAGGATGGTGGTTTTAA